The following DNA comes from Marinilactibacillus sp. Marseille-P9653.
CCAACAACTCTTTTTTCGACTGTACGATTTTGCCACGGTTCTTGATGAGTCCAACAATATACAAATTTACATAAGAAAATTGAGATTCTGCAACTTCGTCTACTGCGTTTAGTTTCTGTTGATTGCCGAAACTGCCTTGTCTAGAGTCCGTGTATAATGCAATAATCGGTTTGTTGTATTCAGCTTCCATTTCACTGAAAAGCGGTTCGCCTAAGTAAATATTTTCCTTTCGTCAAACCTTTCTCTAAAAGTCATTTTAACATGACTTTGGTTTTTTATATTCTTTCAAGAGTGATTATTCATAAATCTATTAATTAATGTTGATATTTTTTAAAATACTCTATAAAAAACGCTATCATACTATGATATACTTAAACAGATACTACGAATTAGGAGGGTACTTATGTCAAAGTTAGTTTTGGGATTAGATATCGGTGTTTCAAGTGTTGGCTGGGGAATAATCAATGAAGAAACAGGTGAAATTGTTGATGCTGGTGTTCGTTTATTTGAAGAGGCTGATCGAAACGCAAATGAGGACAGAAGAAATTTTCGTAGCGCTAGACGGTTGAAAAGACGTCGAAAACACCGCATGGACAGAACAAAAGATTTTCTTGAGGAGAATGGACTTTCGTGTACACGTATAACTTCTGTTAATCCTTATGAAGCAAGATACTTAGGTTTACGACAACAAATTACACATAATCAATTAGCTGCGGCCTTGTACCACTTGGTAAAACGCAGAGGGACAACGATCGATGCACCTGAGGAAGAAGAAAAAACTTCTGGAAGCGAACTTTCTACTAAAAAGCAGCTTCAGAATAATAAAAAATTATTAGAAGAACAATACGAACATATTGTAGAAATACAATATGCAAAACTACAAAATAATGAACCAGTAAGAACACATGAAAATCGCTTTAGAACTTCTGACTATATAAAAGAAGCCACTGCAATACTCGAGAAACAGCGTGAATATTATGAGTTTATTGATGAAATATTTATTGAAGATTATATTGCCTTGCTGAATAGCAGACGTATGTACTATGACGGGCCAGGATCAGAAAAGTCCCCTACTCCTTATGGTCAATATTTTCTTGATAACGAAGGTAAACTCCAACATGAAACTATGATCGACAAAATGCGCGGTCGTGATATTTACTTAAATGAATTAAGAATACCTAAAAAAGCCTATACTGCTGAATTGTTTAACATATTAAATGACTTGAATAATTTACGTTATCCAAGTGAAGAAAAAGGTGTTATGGCGTCACTGACTCAAGAAGAAAAAGAGTATCTGATTGAAACATATTTGAGAAAAGGCAAGAAAATCACTCTTAAAAACATTGCTAAGTTATTGGAACTATCTAATGAATTAGAAATCAAAGGCGCTCGTCTGGACATGAAGAATAATAACCCTATCTTCACAGAGTTCCTAGGCTTTAAACAACTGAATAAATATTTAAAAGAGGTTTCTCTTCCAAAAGGATTTTTAGAGAATAGAGATGTCTTGGATGAAGTAGTCAATATTTTGACTGCAGAAAAGAGTTTCAAAAGACGCGAAGATCAACTAAATACCCTTTTTGTTAAACATTTCGATGATCCCTTAATTGACGTGATCAAAGCACTAGAAAATGATACTTATTTCAAAGAATATCATTCCCTTTCAAAAGAAGTGATTGAAGCGATCCTTCCAGAACTTTGGGAAACAGATAAAAATCAGATGCAGATTTTTACTGAACGAGGTTTTGCTAAAGACAGAATGACGATGTTACAAACAGGTCAACAGATTCAATTCGACGATGAAGCTATTTTAAGTACCGTTGCAAAACGCGCTCATCGTGAAGCTATTAAGATCACCAACGCCGTTCGCAAACAGCATGGTGAACTCGCTTATGTCGTAATTGAAATGGCTCGTGAGAAAAATAATGAAGAAAGACGCAAGCAATACAGAGATTTCCAGACTAAAATCGGGAAATTTGAGAAAGAAATGGCGAAACTTTTAGAAATTGATGAATTAAAAGAATTATATTTGAACAGTAAACAGATGCTCGCATTAAAACTTTGGGATGCACAAGATCATAAGTGTGTTTACAGTGGCCGTTCTATTTCAGTTCACGATATCGTAAAAGACTTTAGTCAATTTGAGATTGATCACATTATCCCTCTATCGATTTCTTATGACGATAGCCAGCAGAATAAAGTTTTGTGTTACCGTAAAGAAAACCAGTTAAAGGGACAGCTTACCCCTTTTCAGTACTTCCAAAGCGGAAAAGCATCTCGTACCTTTAATGAGTTTGCAGCTGAAACGACTAATTTGTTTAAGTCTAAAAAAATCTCTAAGATTAAATTCAATTATTTGCTCGAGCAACGCGATGTGAAAAATGACGAAGAATTACAAGTAGACTTTATTAACCGAAATCTCGTGGATACTCGTTATGCGATGAGAAGTTTCCAAGCAAGTTTACGTACCTTCTATATAAATAGTGAAATTGATACTAAAGTCCTTTCAGTGAGAGGAAGTTTTACCGCTGCATTAAGAAGACGTGCAAAATTGCGCAAAAGCCGCGATGAAGATCATTCTCATCATGCAATTGATGCTTTGATTGTTGCTGGTATTGGTCGACTACCACTCATAAAACAATTTAAAAATATGACCATGACAGATGAAGGTGTGGTAGTAGATACAGATACTGGCGAAATTTTAAGTGAACGAGAAGTCATGGAACCCGCTCATGCATTCTTAACAACTCTAAAAAATTATAAAGTAGAGAAATATTCTCATAAAGTCGACCGCAAACCGAATCGTACAATGAGTAACCAGACTTTTTACTCTACGCGTGAAAAAGAAGGCGAAAAATATGTTGTAGGAAAAGTCAAAGATATCTATGCTTTAGATAAAAAAGGCTTTGATGCTTTGAAGAAACGGATCGATAAAAATCCAGACCTGTTTTTGATGGCTCAACATGATCCGAAAACTTGGACATTAATTTTGAAAGTAATAGAAGAACATGCACACGCAGACAATCCATTCCAGGATTTCCAAGCACAGCACGGCTTCATCCTAAAAGACGGAAAAATTCCAGTTAAAGGTTTGAAGTATCTCGATCGCAAACTTGGTATTCATATTCCTATAACTCACAAGTTTCCTGAAGCAAAAAATGATGTCATTCTGCAAAGTCGTAAAAGTATTCGTATTGATGTTTATAAGAATGATGAAGGCAAATACAAGTATCTAGGCGTTCCATACAATTGGTTCAGACAACAAGGCGATCAATATATATTAGATATGGATAAATACAACGGTGACGAAGGAAGAAATGCACCGTATAAACAGATTGATCATTCTTTTGAATTTCAATTTAGTCTGTACAAGAATGACCGAATTTCTTATGAGAAGGAAGAGAAAATTGAAGATCCTCAGACGAGTGAAACAAAAGTTAGAGTAGTTCGATTTGAGAAGATTTTTAGAGGCGATGCTATGCCTCGTGGAAATAAAATCGAAGTTAAGGATGTTGATTACCATGATCCTAAGCAGCAATTTCTTACTATAGGGACACTTAAAAACTTCAAAAAATTTAATATAGATGCCCTAGGTAATCAGCATTTTATTTCTAAAGAAAATCTAGTAAATATTTTAAAAAATGTTTAAATTTTCTTTACGTAAACAATTTTTTTAGGTATAATAGGATTATCCTCGACGGAGGACAATCCTTCTTACCAAAGGATAGATAGAATCTATCAAAGAAAGGCTTTATGCCGAAATCGAAATGGCCCCTTTTTGGGGCTTTTTCTATATACAAAATTAAAGGAGCGATTTTATGAGTTGGCGTGTTGTCTATATTGAAAATTCAGACTCTTTAAAGCTTTACTTAGATAATTTAAAAGTCACTAGAGAAGATACTGAAATTCTTATTCCTCTTTCTGATATACATACGATTATTGTAGATAATCAACAAACTGTTGTCACCGGACGATTAATCAACAAACTAGCTTCTTATCATATTTTACTTATTTTCTGTGACGATAAACACCTCCCTAATATTTATGCTCTTTCTCCACACAGTCATCACCAATCTTCTAAAGTATTACAGAGACAGCAGTCATGGACACTCGACCTAAAAGAGGAAATGTGGCAACGAATTATTCAAATAAAAATCTATAACCAAGCATCTGTTTTAACTCACTTGAAAAAAGATTCGGCTATAATCCAACAGCTATATGCCTTAGGAGATACTGTAGACATCGGGGATAAAACGAACCGTGAAGGTCATGCCGCAAAACTCTATTTCAAAACTTTATTTGGTCCTGATTTCATTAGGGAACGAGACAGTTTTGATGGAATAAATTCTGGTTTAAATTATGGCTACACCGTTTTAAGATCTGCGGTCGTCCGCAGTATAGCAGCTTACGGTTTACATCCCGCTTTTGGGATCGGACACAAAAGTCAATATAATGCATTCAATCTAGCAGATGATCTGATTGAATCATTCAGACCCATCGTAGATCTATGGGTGTACGTATTAGTCAGCAAAGAAGATTACCTCGACCAAAAAACCAAACAAAAGTTAGTTCACTTACTTAGTACAAATAAAATTTTGATTGGCAATCAAAAACAAACCATTTTAAATGCAATAAATATTCTTGTTCAATCTTTTATTAAAGGTATGAACGAAGAAAATCCAGACTTACTCATTTACCCTGCTAATGGGATCTCCTTATAGATTTATGCGATTAATGCTATTTTTTGATTTGCCAATGAATACTAAAAGTGACCGAAGAACTTACGCGCGATTTAGAAAGTATTTAATTCATAATGGTTTTACGATGGTTCAATTTTCAGTTTATTCTAAAATCTTTCCAAATCGATCTAGTTTGGATAATTATATGATGACACTGAGAAACAGTTTACCCAAAAACGGATCTATCCGAGCAATGGCTGTGACTGAAAAACAATATAATAATATGTTTTTACTTGTTGGAGACAAAACATTAACAGAAAAAACCTTAACCGATAATTCGATGGTGATACTATGAGAGAATGGCATATCCAGTCGAATACAATATCTTTTACCTTGTTAATTGATCAAATCACAATTTTAAAAGGATCTCTAAAAGACTGGAAAGAAAATTTAAGCACCCTTCAGTCTTATTTTGGTCATGGAAAAACAGATATCCTTTTATTGGAAAACCAAACCTTAATTCCTAAGCAAGACTACAATTTTTATTCTATCTCGTTTTCAGAACAATTTATTTCAACCGATTTATTAGAAATCAAAAAAGAGTTAAAACAAGCGTTTTCAGTTCAACTTCAGCTCTCCCCCTTTTATAAACAATTTGTTGAAATCTGGGATGATTTGGTAGAAGAAGTAGAATTCTTAAATACACATTC
Coding sequences within:
- the cas9 gene encoding type II CRISPR RNA-guided endonuclease Cas9 (Cas9, originally named Csn1, is the large, multifunctional signature protein of type II CRISPR/Cas systems. It is well known even to general audiences because its RNA-guided endonuclease activity has made it a popular tool for custom editing of eukaryotic genomes.), encoding MSKLVLGLDIGVSSVGWGIINEETGEIVDAGVRLFEEADRNANEDRRNFRSARRLKRRRKHRMDRTKDFLEENGLSCTRITSVNPYEARYLGLRQQITHNQLAAALYHLVKRRGTTIDAPEEEEKTSGSELSTKKQLQNNKKLLEEQYEHIVEIQYAKLQNNEPVRTHENRFRTSDYIKEATAILEKQREYYEFIDEIFIEDYIALLNSRRMYYDGPGSEKSPTPYGQYFLDNEGKLQHETMIDKMRGRDIYLNELRIPKKAYTAELFNILNDLNNLRYPSEEKGVMASLTQEEKEYLIETYLRKGKKITLKNIAKLLELSNELEIKGARLDMKNNNPIFTEFLGFKQLNKYLKEVSLPKGFLENRDVLDEVVNILTAEKSFKRREDQLNTLFVKHFDDPLIDVIKALENDTYFKEYHSLSKEVIEAILPELWETDKNQMQIFTERGFAKDRMTMLQTGQQIQFDDEAILSTVAKRAHREAIKITNAVRKQHGELAYVVIEMAREKNNEERRKQYRDFQTKIGKFEKEMAKLLEIDELKELYLNSKQMLALKLWDAQDHKCVYSGRSISVHDIVKDFSQFEIDHIIPLSISYDDSQQNKVLCYRKENQLKGQLTPFQYFQSGKASRTFNEFAAETTNLFKSKKISKIKFNYLLEQRDVKNDEELQVDFINRNLVDTRYAMRSFQASLRTFYINSEIDTKVLSVRGSFTAALRRRAKLRKSRDEDHSHHAIDALIVAGIGRLPLIKQFKNMTMTDEGVVVDTDTGEILSEREVMEPAHAFLTTLKNYKVEKYSHKVDRKPNRTMSNQTFYSTREKEGEKYVVGKVKDIYALDKKGFDALKKRIDKNPDLFLMAQHDPKTWTLILKVIEEHAHADNPFQDFQAQHGFILKDGKIPVKGLKYLDRKLGIHIPITHKFPEAKNDVILQSRKSIRIDVYKNDEGKYKYLGVPYNWFRQQGDQYILDMDKYNGDEGRNAPYKQIDHSFEFQFSLYKNDRISYEKEEKIEDPQTSETKVRVVRFEKIFRGDAMPRGNKIEVKDVDYHDPKQQFLTIGTLKNFKKFNIDALGNQHFISKENLVNILKNV
- the cas2 gene encoding CRISPR-associated endonuclease Cas2, which produces MLFFDLPMNTKSDRRTYARFRKYLIHNGFTMVQFSVYSKIFPNRSSLDNYMMTLRNSLPKNGSIRAMAVTEKQYNNMFLLVGDKTLTEKTLTDNSMVIL
- the cas1 gene encoding type II CRISPR-associated endonuclease Cas1 is translated as MSWRVVYIENSDSLKLYLDNLKVTREDTEILIPLSDIHTIIVDNQQTVVTGRLINKLASYHILLIFCDDKHLPNIYALSPHSHHQSSKVLQRQQSWTLDLKEEMWQRIIQIKIYNQASVLTHLKKDSAIIQQLYALGDTVDIGDKTNREGHAAKLYFKTLFGPDFIRERDSFDGINSGLNYGYTVLRSAVVRSIAAYGLHPAFGIGHKSQYNAFNLADDLIESFRPIVDLWVYVLVSKEDYLDQKTKQKLVHLLSTNKILIGNQKQTILNAINILVQSFIKGMNEENPDLLIYPANGISL